One Sphingobium sp. Cam5-1 genomic window, TCAAAACCTATGGCAAGCTGGACGTCGGGGTGAACGCGACTGGCTGGGGGCTGATGAAGCCGACCCATGAAACGACGGAGGCTGATCTCGACAAGATCATGGACATCCAGTTCAAAGGTCCCTTCTTCTTCATCCAGGCGATGTTGCGGGTCATGGGGCAGGGCGGATCGATCATTCAGATCTCTTCCGCCACGGCGACCATCATGCTCGAAAATCACGCCGCTTACATGGGCACCAAGGCTGGAATCGACCATGTGATCCGTACCGTCGCCAACGAATATGGCGCGCGTGGTATCCGGGCGAACTCCATTTCGCCGGGCCTCACCGAAACGCCGATGGCTGGCGACAGCTTCAGCGTGAAGGAACTGATCGACGCCTTTGCAAAGGAATATCCGCTCGGCCGCCTCGGCACGCGCGAAGATATTGCGGCTGCCGTCGTGTGGCTGGCATCCGACGAATGTTTCATGACCGGCCAGAATCTTCAGGTGAATGGCGGACTCACGCTCCGCCGCAACCCGATCCTGTCCGAACTGGGCGAGGTGGCCGCGCGCGCTACGGCGCATCTGAGCAGCTGACGACGACAGAGCGGTGCGGGCGGGGGCATTGCTTCCGTCCGAATGGCGTGAGGAAAATGGAAAGGGAGGGGAGCGTCGGCGCCCCTCCCTTTCGCTCGAGCATCGTGCGTAAGAGTGGAAACCGGTTTTTTGCGCAAAAAAGGATGCGACAACAAATAGCTAGAACGCGCTAAGTCCGATTGAACGCAGCGCGCTCTAGAGCATTTTCGAGGCAGATGGCATCATCTGCTGGCTCGGAAAATGCGGGAAACAAAAGACAAATAGAGCATGATCCGATCCAGTTTGATCGGATCATGCTCTAGTGGCGGTATTTCGATGCCCAGCTTGCCGGGGGTTGCGCAAGCGTCCATCAGTGAGCCAAAATCGCGGTTCGAAATCCGCCAACTTATGGAATCTGGCGTGCGGAAATGCCGATCCGGCGACCCTTCGCTACATGCGGTAGCCGCCCCGACCTTTCAGCTGCCGGGGCGGCTCCACTTCGCGTTAAAGGTCGGTGAACTGCATCCGGCGGATCGGATCGGTTCCATCAAATCCTTCCGCGGACTTCTTCATATGGTCGTAGAAGGGGCGGGTGCCTTCTTCTTCGTAAAGTTCAGTCATCACGCCAAGTTGTTTCGACGTATCCATGATGGCGTAGCGGCCCATACGATTAGGGAAGGTTTCGCCATAAAGAGCAGCCTCACAGCCTTCAGCTTCATATTGCGCCATCCGCTTGTCCAGATCATCGACGAACATGGCGAAATGATGAATCCGCGACTCACCCTTCTTCACCAGGTCGCGATAGGCGGACGGCTCGTCATCATGCTGCTGCACGAATTCGGCGGTGATATTGCCCCACTGACCATAGACGGAGGTAACGTCGATAACGCTGTCCTTGCCGCGATAGCGATGCACGTGAAGCGGATAATGTTCGACTGCCCAGAACGGCCCCGATCCATAACGGCGGGAATGGGCACGGGCGGCTTCGATGGCGTCCGGCACCACAAAAGCGATCTGCGTGATAGCGAGGGCAGGTGTGAAGATAAAATCACTCATGGCGTTGCTTCCTTCAAAGACAATTGTCAGATGATTGATTCGACGGTGAGGGTAATCGCGCGAGGGATCCGATCTTCGCCGACGGCATTGGACCATGTCGGCCGCCGGTGACCAAGGACATGCCGCAGGTCCGAAAACCAGCGTATTTCCTGGCCCTTGAGCGATCTGGCCGTCCGCTATGCAGCGCTTTAGGTGACCTTTTGGTGATCATTCATCCTCTACCCGGAGCGGCTCATGCCCTGCTCCTCCGTCGCTGATTTCTCGACAAACGACAAATGTCTGCTAACCAATATGCCTTCATTCGTCAAATTGATAAATGGTGGCATCGACTGAATGGGGCGGGGGAGGCGGCCCCTTGGGGGGCGGTACAGCGCATTGGTCATTGACTAAATGAACGACAACCGTCAGGTAATATGCAAACACCTTTGGCACTGACGGGCGTTCGCTGGCGGATTGAGTGCTTGCAACGCGGACTTATGGAGAGGAAGAAATGACCTATAATTTGACGGTACGGCGCGAAGGTGCCGTGTTCATCATCGGCGGAACCGGCGGCGCGGGTTCAGCGATCGTGCGCGCCTTTGCAAAGACTGGCGCCAATATCGCCTTTACCTACAACAGTAATGAAACCAAGGCGAATGCGTTGGTGAATGAACTGGAAAGCGAAGGCGTAACGGCATCGGCCAGCAAGCTGGACATAACCGACTTGCAGGCTGTCGAACAATGCATCAGCAGCGTCGTGAAGCGTTTTGGCCATATCCACACGGTCATCTATGCGTCCGGGCCGATGTGGGACAACACTCTGCAACTGGCCGACGTGAAGCCCAGCTTCATGGAGTTTCTCGTCAAGACCGAACTGTTCGGCTTCTTCAATGTGATCAGCGCCACCAAGGAACAGATGCGCGCCAATAAGGGCGTCATCACTGTTTGCACCAGCTTCGGCAACGCCCGCCGCTTCGATCGCGACGGTCAATCGGCGGTGCCGAAGGCTGGTCTGGAAAGCATGGCGCTCTATCTCGCGGCGGAAGAGGCGGTCTATGGCGTGCGCGCGAATGTCGTCCGCCTGGGCTGGTTCAACTTCGGCATGGGCGCGATCGACAAGACGGAGGCTTCGCTCGATGATCCGGGCCGTGCCATGACCGGCGGTGAAGCTGGGGCCGAGGCGCTGGAATGGATGACCAGCCGCATTCGCCTGGGCAATCGGCCGGGTCGGGGCGAGGAGCTTGCCAGCATGGTGCTCTACCTTTCGTCTGAACAGGCGTCCTATGTCACCGGCCAGATCACCTGCGTCGACGGCGGCATTTCGCTTTGAACCTTTGGGCAGGCGCCAGTCTTCATGACGGCGCCTGCTCCATGACGGCCCGCTGCACGCCTCTGCGTGGGCTGCATTGATAATTGACATATGTCATATAACCTTTATCACTGACGCAGCCCGCGAAGGCTGAATCGGGCTATCCCCGCATAGCGAGGCATATCAGCTGCGGCGATCGTTGCCCGGCTGACTGAGGCAGAGAGAGGATCGATGGTAAATATTTCCGTCCTGGCCGACCAGGTGGCTGGTGAACATCGCGTAGCCATGACGCCTTCGATTGTCGCCCGATATGCAAAGCTCGGCCTGTCGACGCTGGTTG contains:
- a CDS encoding SDR family oxidoreductase, whose protein sequence is MRLEGKVALVAGAAGTANMGQKIAERLAQEGCKVVVTGRHEEPLRAIAEQIGGSYILMDITSKADVDAAADFAVKTYGKLDVGVNATGWGLMKPTHETTEADLDKIMDIQFKGPFFFIQAMLRVMGQGGSIIQISSATATIMLENHAAYMGTKAGIDHVIRTVANEYGARGIRANSISPGLTETPMAGDSFSVKELIDAFAKEYPLGRLGTREDIAAAVVWLASDECFMTGQNLQVNGGLTLRRNPILSELGEVAARATAHLSS
- a CDS encoding SDR family NAD(P)-dependent oxidoreductase, encoding MTYNLTVRREGAVFIIGGTGGAGSAIVRAFAKTGANIAFTYNSNETKANALVNELESEGVTASASKLDITDLQAVEQCISSVVKRFGHIHTVIYASGPMWDNTLQLADVKPSFMEFLVKTELFGFFNVISATKEQMRANKGVITVCTSFGNARRFDRDGQSAVPKAGLESMALYLAAEEAVYGVRANVVRLGWFNFGMGAIDKTEASLDDPGRAMTGGEAGAEALEWMTSRIRLGNRPGRGEELASMVLYLSSEQASYVTGQITCVDGGISL
- a CDS encoding VOC family protein, coding for MSDFIFTPALAITQIAFVVPDAIEAARAHSRRYGSGPFWAVEHYPLHVHRYRGKDSVIDVTSVYGQWGNITAEFVQQHDDEPSAYRDLVKKGESRIHHFAMFVDDLDKRMAQYEAEGCEAALYGETFPNRMGRYAIMDTSKQLGVMTELYEEEGTRPFYDHMKKSAEGFDGTDPIRRMQFTDL